The proteins below come from a single Chryseobacterium bernardetii genomic window:
- a CDS encoding DinB family protein → MTTTATATKQFMTSEQLLKDWQGHRNLTRRVIDAFPEKELFEFSIGGMRPFAKMATELLNIGGVALKGIIENNMEAYNEEGVNPKTKEEILKKWDEETEVINHYFRQITEERFQETFNLFGQYQFPVYENILYFIDNEIHHRAQGYVYLRALGIEPPFFWERF, encoded by the coding sequence ATGACAACTACAGCAACTGCAACAAAACAATTCATGACAAGCGAGCAATTATTAAAAGATTGGCAAGGCCACAGAAACCTGACAAGAAGGGTGATTGATGCTTTTCCTGAAAAAGAATTATTTGAATTTTCAATTGGCGGAATGAGACCTTTCGCTAAAATGGCAACAGAACTTCTTAATATTGGCGGAGTTGCCCTGAAGGGAATTATAGAAAACAATATGGAAGCATACAATGAGGAAGGAGTGAATCCAAAAACTAAAGAGGAAATCCTTAAAAAGTGGGATGAAGAAACTGAAGTGATTAATCATTATTTCAGACAGATTACTGAAGAGCGCTTCCAGGAGACATTTAATTTATTCGGACAATATCAGTTCCCGGTATATGAAAATATCCTTTATTTCATTGATAATGAAATCCACCACCGCGCACAGGGATATGTTTATTTAAGAGCTTTAGGAATTGAGCCGCCTTTCTTCTGGGAAAGATTTTAA
- a CDS encoding helix-turn-helix transcriptional regulator — MNDHYLKKLDRVTAILTQLQSKPVVRAQDLAEKFAVSIRTIYRDVKTLENAGIPIIGEAGNGYSLMDGYKLPPVMFTKEEVLSFITAEKLMQKFSHQSLGNHYQTAMEKVRSVLRYSDKNLIQNIEKQIDVFNFHTQQKEESTLKNVIPIILESIAEKTQLNIEYQTVDSRVTNRTIEAVGIFFEFNFWYIMAYCTLRKDFRQFRVDRILQIFKTQTPFLQEYGQINDYRKSNGNKVKVKLLVDKKIMAHLVNSKKYYGLVEEVETDKGMELTFETEWIKDGFPRWVITFADYATILEPESLRVRMNEILAKMIERHQ; from the coding sequence ATGAACGATCATTATCTTAAAAAACTTGACCGTGTAACAGCTATTCTCACCCAATTGCAGTCTAAACCTGTTGTAAGGGCTCAGGATCTGGCTGAGAAATTTGCTGTGAGTATAAGAACCATTTATCGGGATGTAAAAACGCTGGAAAATGCAGGGATACCAATCATAGGAGAAGCAGGAAACGGTTATTCCCTGATGGATGGTTATAAGCTTCCACCGGTGATGTTTACTAAAGAAGAGGTTCTGAGTTTTATTACAGCCGAAAAGCTGATGCAGAAGTTTTCCCATCAGAGTTTGGGGAACCATTATCAGACAGCTATGGAAAAAGTACGCTCTGTGTTGAGGTATTCGGATAAAAATCTGATCCAGAATATTGAAAAGCAGATTGATGTTTTTAATTTTCATACCCAGCAGAAAGAAGAAAGTACACTGAAGAATGTAATTCCCATAATTCTGGAAAGTATTGCTGAGAAAACACAGCTGAATATTGAATATCAAACGGTAGATTCAAGAGTCACCAACAGAACAATTGAAGCCGTTGGGATTTTCTTTGAATTCAATTTCTGGTATATTATGGCCTACTGTACACTGAGAAAAGATTTCAGGCAGTTTAGAGTAGACAGAATTCTGCAGATTTTCAAAACGCAGACTCCTTTTTTGCAGGAATACGGACAGATTAATGACTACAGAAAATCGAACGGAAATAAAGTCAAGGTCAAACTGCTGGTAGATAAAAAAATAATGGCACATCTCGTCAATTCTAAAAAATATTATGGCCTGGTTGAAGAAGTAGAAACCGATAAAGGAATGGAGCTTACTTTTGAAACAGAATGGATCAAGGATGGATTTCCTCGCTGGGTAATCACTTTTGCAGACTATGCTACCATTCTTGAGCCAGAGAGCCTTCGGGTAAGGATGAATGAAATTCTAGCCAAAATGATAGAAAGACATCAGTAA
- a CDS encoding ABC transporter ATP-binding protein, which yields MIYGTLFLTFLGALAAQVNPIVLKYTVDEVTKLTHLPHPMTEGIHILIIISIILLGKELLNIFINFGQKFYGEKIRINVSSVLAQSAIDKILTYRVAYFNDENHESGKLQIRIDRGIESLTKLVQNFFIDILPLFSNAIIALIIMYMQNVYVGIVSTIIVPIYFYISSLQAKKLSGVRRQLRNQREKKTSGLLNLVNSIMVIKSFVREKFEGKKQYDLQMELMESQMFTRRTNFIYDGLKTFIEQFGVVLIILLTVYLVLDQQMTIGAIMLHIMLFNNVSAPIRQLHRIYDDMNDAMIYAEGYFDILNADNETEPSGSFVEKKIKGTFELKNVNFTYPNGTQALHNVSMKIENGKTTALVGLSGAGKSTIINLLCKFYLPDSGEILLDGVNLNEYENTFLRRDLGLVLQKNHIFQGSIEDNIRYGDMNASFDEIQEAAKKAYLHDQILDLPTGYQHDATQLSGGQQQRIAIARLFLKNPPIIFLDEPTASLDAIATEQIKNSLDAIKEGRTVIIISHSLSQILDSDTIYVMKKGRVVENGTHDELYNKEGTYREIFDASARSLNLDKLVNTLKEN from the coding sequence ATGATCTACGGAACATTGTTTCTCACTTTTCTCGGAGCTCTGGCAGCGCAGGTTAACCCTATAGTTCTTAAATATACAGTAGATGAGGTTACAAAACTAACTCATCTTCCCCATCCGATGACAGAGGGAATTCATATCCTCATTATTATTTCCATTATTTTATTGGGAAAAGAGTTGCTGAATATTTTTATCAACTTCGGTCAGAAATTTTATGGGGAAAAAATAAGGATTAACGTAAGTTCCGTTCTGGCTCAATCTGCAATTGATAAAATCTTAACCTACCGTGTAGCTTACTTCAACGACGAAAACCATGAATCCGGAAAACTACAGATAAGGATTGACCGTGGAATTGAAAGCTTAACAAAACTTGTTCAGAATTTCTTTATTGATATTCTTCCGCTTTTTTCCAATGCCATCATTGCACTCATCATTATGTACATGCAGAATGTGTACGTGGGAATAGTTTCTACAATCATTGTTCCGATCTATTTTTATATAAGTTCACTACAGGCTAAAAAACTAAGCGGAGTGCGCCGGCAGCTCAGAAATCAGAGAGAAAAGAAAACTTCAGGTCTATTGAATCTTGTAAATTCCATTATGGTGATTAAAAGCTTTGTCCGTGAAAAATTTGAAGGCAAAAAACAATATGACCTCCAGATGGAGCTGATGGAAAGCCAGATGTTCACCAGAAGAACTAACTTTATCTATGACGGACTAAAAACTTTCATTGAACAGTTCGGGGTGGTACTGATTATTCTTCTCACAGTGTATCTGGTACTCGATCAGCAAATGACCATTGGGGCCATTATGCTTCATATTATGCTTTTCAATAACGTTTCAGCGCCCATCCGTCAATTGCACAGGATTTATGATGATATGAATGATGCCATGATCTATGCGGAAGGGTATTTTGATATTCTTAATGCCGATAATGAAACAGAACCGAGCGGAAGTTTTGTGGAGAAAAAAATCAAAGGAACTTTTGAACTTAAAAATGTAAACTTTACTTATCCTAACGGAACACAAGCATTGCATAATGTTTCTATGAAAATTGAAAATGGAAAAACAACAGCATTAGTAGGGTTAAGTGGAGCCGGGAAATCAACAATTATTAATCTTCTGTGTAAATTTTACCTGCCGGATTCAGGAGAAATTCTGCTGGATGGAGTGAATTTAAATGAATATGAGAATACATTTTTGAGAAGAGATCTTGGGCTGGTTCTTCAGAAAAATCATATTTTTCAGGGAAGTATTGAAGACAATATCCGCTATGGAGATATGAATGCAAGCTTTGATGAAATTCAGGAAGCCGCTAAAAAAGCATACCTTCATGATCAGATCTTGGATCTCCCTACCGGGTATCAGCATGATGCTACTCAGCTTTCAGGAGGACAGCAGCAGAGAATTGCCATTGCAAGGCTGTTTCTGAAGAATCCGCCAATTATATTTCTGGATGAGCCTACAGCAAGTTTGGATGCTATTGCTACGGAACAGATCAAAAACTCTCTGGATGCCATTAAGGAGGGGAGAACCGTTATCATTATTTCCCATTCCTTATCTCAGATTCTGGATTCTGATACCATTTATGTGATGAAGAAAGGAAGAGTAGTGGAAAATGGAACCCATGATGAGCTTTATAATAAAGAAGGTACCTACCGTGAAATTTTTGATGCTTCAGCACGAAGCTTAAATCTTGATAAACTGGTGAATACTCTTAAAGAAAATTAA